The following coding sequences lie in one Pseudomonas monsensis genomic window:
- a CDS encoding electron transfer flavoprotein-ubiquinone oxidoreductase, whose protein sequence is MEREYMEFDVVIVGAGPAGLSAACRLKQKAAEAGKEISVCVVEKGSEVGAHILSGAVFEPRALNELFPDWKALGAPLNTPVTRDDIFVLKNADSAQKIPDFFVPKTMHNEGNYIISLGNLCRWLAQQAENLGVEIYPGFAAQEALIDEQGVVRGIITGDLGVDREGNPKEGLYTPGMELRGKYTLFAEGCRGHIGKQLIKRFNLDSDADAQHYGIGLKEIWEIDPAKHQPGLVVHTAGWPLDIMGTENTGGSFLYHLENNQVVVGLIVDLSYSNTYLSPFDEFQRLKHHPVLAQYLEGGKRVSYGARAICKGGLNSLPKMVFKGGALIGCDLGTLNFAKIKGSHTAMKSGMLAAESVADALFAEKDGTEELTTYVDAFKKSWLYDELFASRNFGPAIHKFGAIVGGGFNWLDQNIFGGKLPFTLHDTKPDYACLKLAADCKKIDYPKPDGKLSFDKLSSVFISGTNHEEEQPCHLKLTDPSIPISKNLPLYDEPAQRYCPAGVYEVITKEDGEKRFQINAQNCVHCKTCDIKDPSQNITWVTPEGAGGPTYPNM, encoded by the coding sequence GTGGAACGCGAATACATGGAATTCGACGTGGTCATCGTCGGTGCCGGCCCCGCTGGCCTGTCCGCCGCCTGCCGTCTGAAGCAGAAGGCCGCCGAAGCCGGTAAGGAAATCAGCGTCTGCGTGGTCGAAAAAGGCTCCGAAGTCGGCGCACACATCCTGTCCGGTGCCGTGTTCGAACCACGTGCTCTGAATGAACTGTTCCCGGACTGGAAAGCACTCGGCGCCCCGCTGAACACTCCGGTTACCCGCGACGATATTTTCGTCCTGAAAAACGCCGACAGCGCGCAGAAAATTCCTGACTTCTTTGTGCCCAAGACCATGCACAACGAAGGCAACTACATTATTTCCCTGGGCAACCTGTGCCGCTGGCTGGCCCAGCAGGCCGAGAACCTGGGCGTGGAAATCTACCCGGGCTTCGCCGCTCAGGAAGCACTGATCGACGAGCAAGGCGTGGTTCGCGGGATCATCACCGGTGATCTGGGCGTCGACCGCGAAGGCAACCCGAAAGAAGGCCTGTACACCCCAGGCATGGAACTGCGTGGCAAGTACACGCTGTTCGCCGAAGGCTGCCGTGGCCACATCGGCAAGCAACTGATCAAGCGCTTCAACCTCGACAGCGATGCCGACGCCCAGCACTACGGCATCGGCCTGAAAGAAATCTGGGAAATCGACCCGGCCAAACATCAGCCAGGCCTGGTGGTCCACACTGCCGGCTGGCCGCTGGACATCATGGGCACCGAAAACACCGGCGGCTCGTTCCTCTATCACCTGGAAAACAATCAGGTGGTGGTCGGACTGATTGTTGACCTGTCCTACAGCAACACCTACCTGTCGCCGTTCGACGAGTTCCAGCGCCTCAAGCATCACCCGGTGCTGGCTCAGTATCTGGAAGGCGGCAAGCGCGTCAGCTACGGCGCCCGTGCGATCTGCAAAGGCGGCCTGAACTCGCTGCCGAAAATGGTCTTCAAGGGCGGTGCGCTGATCGGTTGCGACCTCGGCACCCTGAACTTCGCCAAGATCAAGGGCAGCCACACCGCGATGAAGTCCGGCATGCTCGCCGCTGAGTCGGTGGCTGACGCCCTGTTCGCCGAGAAAGATGGCACCGAAGAGCTGACCACCTACGTCGACGCTTTCAAGAAGAGCTGGCTGTACGACGAACTGTTCGCCAGCCGTAACTTCGGGCCGGCGATCCACAAATTCGGCGCCATTGTCGGCGGTGGTTTCAACTGGCTGGACCAGAACATCTTCGGCGGCAAACTGCCGTTCACCCTGCACGACACCAAGCCGGACTACGCATGCCTGAAGCTGGCCGCCGACTGCAAGAAGATCGACTATCCGAAGCCGGACGGCAAACTCAGCTTCGACAAACTGAGCTCGGTGTTCATCTCCGGTACCAACCACGAAGAAGAGCAGCCGTGCCACCTGAAGCTGACCGACCCGAGCATCCCGATCAGCAAGAACCTGCCGCTGTACGACGAACCGGCGCAGCGCTACTGCCCGGCCGGCGTGTATGAAGTGATCACCAAGGAAGACGGCGAGAAGCGTTTCCAGATCAACGCCCAGAACTGCGTGCACTGCAAGACCTGTGACATCAAGGACCCTTCGCAGAACATCACCTGGGTCACGCCGGAAGGCGCTGGTGGCCCGACTTACCCGAACATGTAA
- a CDS encoding AraC family transcriptional regulator: MQLTRHLDANATLVSLIEPLALCDGYSQTGLPGVQVLRASCDVARGPHIYEPSLMIIAQGSKLAFLGPRTMEYGAGHYLIQALPVPFECETFALPDAPLLGVSVAIDRVLLGELVLAMGLAPGRHIPAQTPESMTSVVLDDDMRGCVERLLRCLHDPLERQILGPARVRELLFTALRGPQADVLRALVEQQGQFARVAASISHLHAHYTEPLNVETLASCANMSVSSFHEHFKRSTLLSPVQYLKRLRLLKAQTLLVAEGLGVAQVAHRVGYQSTSQFSREYKRYFERSPGDERVA; encoded by the coding sequence ATGCAGTTGACCCGCCATCTTGATGCCAATGCCACGCTGGTTTCGCTGATCGAGCCGCTGGCGCTTTGCGACGGTTACAGCCAGACCGGGCTGCCGGGCGTGCAGGTCTTGCGCGCCAGTTGCGACGTGGCGCGTGGCCCGCATATTTATGAGCCGAGCCTGATGATCATCGCTCAGGGCAGCAAACTGGCGTTTCTCGGCCCGCGCACTATGGAGTACGGCGCCGGGCACTATCTGATTCAGGCGCTGCCGGTGCCGTTCGAGTGCGAAACCTTTGCCTTGCCCGATGCGCCGTTGCTGGGCGTGTCGGTGGCCATCGACCGGGTGCTGCTTGGCGAGTTGGTGCTGGCCATGGGGCTGGCGCCGGGGCGGCACATTCCGGCGCAGACACCGGAGTCGATGACCTCGGTGGTGCTCGATGATGACATGCGCGGCTGTGTCGAGCGCTTGCTGCGCTGCCTGCACGATCCGCTGGAGCGCCAGATTCTCGGACCGGCGCGGGTGCGCGAATTGTTGTTCACCGCACTGCGCGGGCCGCAGGCCGATGTGTTGCGTGCACTGGTGGAGCAGCAGGGACAGTTTGCCCGGGTCGCTGCGTCGATCAGTCACCTGCATGCGCATTACACCGAACCGTTGAATGTCGAGACCCTGGCCAGTTGCGCGAACATGAGTGTTTCGTCCTTTCACGAGCACTTCAAACGCAGCACGTTGCTGTCGCCGGTGCAGTACCTGAAGCGCTTGCGATTGCTCAAGGCGCAGACGTTGCTGGTGGCGGAAGGGCTGGGCGTGGCGCAGGTGGCGCATCGGGTGGGGTATCAGAGCACGTCGCAGTTCAGTCGCGAGTACAAGCGTTACTTCGAGCGCAGCCCTGGCGACGAACGCGTGGCCTGA
- a CDS encoding NAD(P)-dependent alcohol dehydrogenase: MYTAIGYAAQSATTPLAPMKFERRSPRADDVAIEILYCGVCHSDIHQARNEWGIAVYPLMPGHEIVGKVTAVGANVTQHKVGDLVGVGCMVDSCRTCAACQQNLEQYCLEGPTMTYATPDRVDGSNTMGGYSDSIVVSEHFVVRIPEKLDLASAAPILCAGITTYSPLKHYGVKAGDKVGILGMGGLGHMGIKFAKALGAEVTLFTRSASKAEEGRRQGADHVIVSTDAEQMAAAAGQFDFLLDTIPVQHDLNPYLQTLRFDGVHILVGLIEPIDPPVHAANLVLGRRVLAGSLIGGIAETQEVLDFCAEHNITCDIEMLDIRQINEAYARMIAGDVKYRFVIDMATLKV; this comes from the coding sequence ATGTACACCGCTATCGGTTATGCCGCTCAATCGGCCACCACTCCCCTCGCCCCGATGAAATTCGAACGCCGCAGCCCTCGCGCTGACGACGTGGCGATCGAGATCCTGTATTGCGGCGTCTGCCACTCCGACATCCACCAGGCCCGCAACGAATGGGGCATCGCTGTGTATCCGCTGATGCCCGGCCACGAGATCGTCGGAAAAGTCACCGCCGTCGGTGCGAACGTCACCCAACATAAAGTCGGAGATCTGGTCGGCGTTGGCTGCATGGTCGACTCCTGCCGCACCTGCGCCGCCTGCCAGCAGAACCTCGAGCAATACTGCCTCGAAGGCCCGACCATGACTTACGCCACCCCGGACCGGGTCGACGGCAGCAACACCATGGGCGGCTATTCGGACAGCATCGTCGTCAGCGAGCACTTCGTGGTACGCATCCCGGAAAAACTCGACCTGGCCAGCGCCGCGCCGATCCTCTGCGCCGGCATCACCACCTACTCGCCGCTCAAGCACTACGGCGTGAAGGCCGGTGACAAGGTCGGGATCCTCGGCATGGGCGGCCTTGGCCACATGGGCATCAAATTCGCCAAGGCCCTGGGCGCGGAAGTGACGTTGTTCACCCGTTCGGCGAGCAAGGCCGAAGAAGGTCGTCGTCAGGGTGCCGATCATGTGATCGTCTCCACCGATGCCGAACAGATGGCTGCCGCCGCAGGCCAGTTCGATTTCCTGCTGGACACCATTCCGGTGCAGCACGACCTCAACCCGTACCTGCAAACCCTGCGCTTTGATGGCGTGCATATTCTGGTGGGACTGATCGAGCCGATCGACCCGCCGGTGCATGCCGCCAACCTGGTGCTGGGCCGTCGCGTGCTGGCCGGTTCGTTGATCGGCGGCATCGCCGAAACCCAGGAAGTGCTGGATTTCTGCGCCGAGCACAACATCACCTGCGACATCGAAATGCTCGACATCCGCCAGATCAACGAGGCTTACGCGCGGATGATCGCCGGCGACGTGAAATACCGCTTCGTGATCGACATGGCGACGCTCAAGGTTTAA
- a CDS encoding IclR family transcriptional regulator: MQEDAPEKTKDAAPTGTQTLLRGLGVVQAVASGARDLKEIARLIGTTRSTTHRLASCLVDERYLRVVPQVGYLLGPKLIELGFQAREELPLVSLAGPYLDELSALTGDTVHLGIREGDEVLYLLKNPGRNGPEMRSRVGHRMPLARTGIGKALMLDDSPQDWQRLYDISLPAGGKSQFWPQHPQQSWEQLEQRMTDYVAGGYAFDLEDNEPSIRCVAAPIRDASKRIVAAISIASTVPYMPLEKMAELIPLIKGVTARLSAELGLKV, from the coding sequence TCGCGGCCTGGGCGTGGTGCAGGCGGTGGCCAGTGGCGCCCGCGATCTGAAAGAGATTGCCCGGCTGATCGGCACCACGCGCAGCACCACCCATCGCTTGGCCAGTTGTCTGGTGGATGAGCGCTACCTGCGCGTGGTCCCGCAAGTGGGTTATCTGCTGGGGCCGAAGCTGATCGAGCTGGGGTTTCAGGCACGCGAAGAGTTGCCGCTGGTGAGTCTGGCCGGGCCGTATCTGGACGAGTTGTCGGCGCTGACCGGGGACACCGTGCATCTGGGTATTCGTGAAGGTGACGAGGTGCTGTATCTGCTGAAGAATCCGGGGCGCAATGGCCCGGAAATGCGTTCGCGGGTCGGCCATCGCATGCCGCTGGCGCGAACCGGGATCGGCAAGGCGTTGATGCTCGATGACTCGCCGCAAGACTGGCAGCGCCTGTACGACATCAGCCTGCCGGCGGGTGGGAAAAGTCAGTTCTGGCCGCAACATCCCCAGCAATCGTGGGAACAGCTTGAGCAGCGCATGACCGATTACGTGGCCGGCGGCTACGCTTTCGATCTGGAGGACAACGAACCGTCGATCCGCTGCGTGGCGGCACCGATTCGTGATGCGAGCAAGCGCATTGTGGCGGCGATCAGCATCGCCAGCACCGTGCCGTACATGCCGCTGGAAAAAATGGCCGAGCTGATCCCCCTGATCAAAGGGGTCACAGCCCGGCTGTCGGCGGAGCTTGGCTTGAAGGTGTGA